The following proteins are co-located in the Terriglobales bacterium genome:
- the hypB gene encoding hydrogenase nickel incorporation protein HypB codes for MSEPRMVEVRRKILKENDLVARRLRDRFHRAGVQVISLVSSPGAGKTTLLERVLTDLGRDHRIAALVGDLATENDAARLARFGAPVKQITTGTVCHLDATMVERAVETWTLEEFDFLFIENVGNLVCPSSFDLGENLRIVLVSTPEGEDKPLKYPTIFNTADAALVTKLDLTDVLGFDLDALIQNIQLVRPGMPVLKVSVRTGQGITEFEQFLLKRRSTLESAPTV; via the coding sequence ATGAGCGAACCACGCATGGTAGAGGTTCGACGCAAGATTCTGAAAGAGAATGATCTCGTGGCCCGCCGCCTGCGTGACCGGTTCCACCGCGCCGGGGTGCAGGTGATTAGTTTGGTTTCGAGTCCGGGCGCCGGCAAGACTACGCTCCTCGAACGAGTACTCACTGACCTCGGCCGTGATCACCGGATTGCTGCCCTGGTGGGGGATCTTGCGACTGAAAATGATGCTGCCCGCTTGGCCCGTTTCGGTGCCCCAGTAAAGCAGATCACAACCGGCACGGTTTGCCATCTCGATGCCACCATGGTGGAAAGAGCAGTTGAAACCTGGACGCTGGAAGAATTCGATTTCCTTTTCATCGAGAATGTTGGGAATCTGGTGTGTCCTTCGAGCTTCGATCTGGGCGAAAACCTGCGCATAGTCCTCGTTTCTACTCCGGAAGGTGAGGACAAGCCGCTCAAGTATCCGACAATTTTTAACACCGCGGATGCAGCGTTGGTGACCAAGCTGGATCTGACTGATGTGCTGGGCTTCGATCTCGACGCGCTGATCCAGAACATTCAACTGGTGCGCCCCGGCATGCCGGTTCTGAAAGTGTCTGTGCGCACCGGGCAGGGCATTACAGAATTTGAGCAATTCCTGCTGAAGCGGCGCTCCACATTGGAATCGGCCCCCACCGTGTAG
- a CDS encoding hydrogenase maturation nickel metallochaperone HypA has protein sequence MHELTIALNIVDGALEEMQRRGISQASAIHLRLGRLSGVDKDALLFSYGVASEETPLAKSRLIIEDVDVVVLCSACGSERPIESFPILICAECGALAARVVHGEELEITGMEIDG, from the coding sequence ATGCACGAACTCACGATCGCTCTAAACATCGTGGATGGCGCGCTGGAAGAGATGCAGCGCCGGGGCATTTCGCAGGCTTCCGCAATACACCTCCGCCTCGGCAGGCTCTCAGGTGTGGATAAAGATGCACTGCTGTTTTCTTATGGGGTCGCATCTGAGGAGACGCCTCTGGCAAAATCCCGGCTAATCATCGAGGATGTAGACGTCGTGGTCCTCTGTTCCGCATGCGGATCAGAGCGGCCGATCGAATCATTTCCGATATTGATATGCGCCGAATGTGGGGCACTCGCCGCGCGCGTGGTTCACGGCGAGGAATTAGAAATTACCGGAATGGAGATTGACGGATGA
- a CDS encoding organic hydroperoxide resistance protein, protein MTQGITPIDKILYTAKAHTTGGREGGASRTSDGHLDVRLSVPGTHGTGTNPEQLFAVGWSACYLSAIKIVAGRMKVRLPVDAAVDAEVDLGTTNGGYFIQARLNVSLPGIDREVAQKLVEGAHLECPYSKATHGNINVVTNLIDSGGATQVA, encoded by the coding sequence ATGACACAGGGCATAACCCCCATCGACAAAATTCTCTATACCGCCAAAGCGCACACGACAGGTGGCCGGGAGGGAGGAGCATCGCGCACCTCCGACGGCCACTTGGATGTCAGGCTTTCGGTTCCCGGAACCCACGGCACCGGTACGAATCCAGAGCAGTTGTTCGCTGTGGGTTGGTCAGCGTGCTATCTGTCGGCTATAAAGATCGTCGCCGGCAGAATGAAAGTCAGGCTGCCAGTGGATGCTGCCGTTGACGCCGAAGTGGACTTGGGCACAACCAATGGTGGTTATTTCATTCAGGCTCGTCTCAATGTAAGCCTGCCAGGTATAGACCGCGAAGTTGCCCAGAAACTCGTGGAGGGAGCACACTTGGAGTGTCCATATTCCAAAGCCACCCACGGCAACATCAACGTTGTGACCAATTTGATCGACAGCGGAGGCGCCACACAGGTAGCTTGA
- a CDS encoding ATP-binding cassette domain-containing protein, translated as MLTLREVTKTFKADAGNTVLALDHVCLEIEAGSFVVVIGTNGSGKSTLLNAIAGSVLPDGGSIHLGGRNITHWPEHRRARLISRVFQNPFSGTAPNLTVGENLALASRRGQPRGLGWALGRRSGAELRHQLASLGLGLEDRFQTPIGLLSGGQRQAITLMMATLVRPELLLLDEHTAALDPKSAEQIIRLTRQVVQHHHLTTLMVTHSMQQAVNVGDRLVMMYEGRTTIDCCGTAKQRLQVEELLHRFEELRRRELLDESAAEMLRSAYV; from the coding sequence ATGCTCACGCTGCGTGAGGTGACCAAGACCTTCAAGGCTGATGCCGGCAATACCGTGCTGGCATTGGACCACGTTTGCCTGGAAATCGAAGCCGGCTCTTTCGTGGTGGTGATTGGAACCAACGGCTCGGGTAAGAGCACCTTGTTGAATGCCATTGCGGGGTCGGTCTTGCCGGATGGCGGCAGCATCCATTTGGGCGGACGCAACATCACCCATTGGCCGGAGCACCGCCGCGCGCGGCTTATCAGCCGCGTTTTCCAGAATCCATTTAGCGGGACCGCTCCCAATTTGACCGTCGGAGAGAATCTTGCCCTTGCCTCCAGACGCGGTCAACCTCGCGGCCTGGGCTGGGCGCTGGGCCGCCGCTCAGGCGCAGAGCTCCGCCATCAGCTGGCCAGCCTTGGTTTGGGATTGGAAGACCGCTTCCAAACTCCCATCGGCCTGCTTTCCGGCGGGCAGCGGCAGGCGATCACATTGATGATGGCAACCCTCGTCCGCCCTGAGCTGCTCTTACTCGATGAACACACCGCCGCCCTCGACCCCAAAAGCGCCGAGCAGATCATTCGCCTTACCCGCCAGGTTGTCCAGCATCACCATCTGACCACCCTCATGGTCACCCATTCCATGCAGCAGGCGGTCAATGTGGGAGACCGCCTGGTGATGATGTACGAAGGCCGAACCACCATCGATTGCTGTGGTACGGCCAAGCAGCGCCTGCAGGTCGAGGAGCTCTTGCATCGCTTCGAAGAGTTGCGTCGCCGCGAACTGCTCGACGAAAGCGCTGCCGAGATGCTCCGGTCGGCATACGTGTAG
- a CDS encoding STAS domain-containing protein, which produces MQISEQQRGDVLELSIKGRLDNYWSEFLAQRLNTAVNDGALHLRLDLSDVNFLSSAGIGILMRVYRQLRAIHGTFVIDKASERVRSTLKLVALEPILFGDGKQAIAASATTAPNNTIETECGTVEVYNLSPTARMECRLINSPSVVKRGNISAETCQTRQLSDSHLALGIGALGADYDDCRCRFGEFVALGGCCAHLPTDGASVPDYLVSAEEFVPEIHVLYGIECHGMPTQFLRFDSRRDVRWTLFEIVRQSLNISGSTTIAIAMIAEASRVVGAALRSSPAAVPTELDFPKIRECISFAPEITGTRSTVAAAGIVSSDAWPEVLPFLRPLDPDSAIRGHFHAALFPYRPIQRGLLELPATAHNAFQSQVVTSVLHLLNDQRPINGAGDTTLVRGACWIGRLNFHPDGNI; this is translated from the coding sequence ATGCAAATCAGCGAGCAACAGCGCGGTGATGTGCTCGAGCTGAGCATCAAGGGACGGTTGGACAATTATTGGTCCGAGTTCCTTGCTCAAAGACTCAACACTGCCGTAAACGACGGCGCCCTCCATCTTCGCCTCGATCTCTCCGACGTTAATTTCCTCAGTTCCGCAGGTATTGGCATTTTGATGCGCGTCTACCGGCAACTCCGAGCCATCCACGGAACCTTCGTAATCGATAAAGCCTCCGAGCGTGTCCGCTCAACCCTAAAGCTGGTTGCGCTGGAGCCCATCTTGTTCGGCGATGGCAAGCAGGCGATCGCTGCCTCCGCGACAACTGCACCCAACAATACCATAGAGACGGAATGTGGCACGGTTGAGGTCTATAACTTGTCTCCCACGGCACGAATGGAGTGCCGGCTCATCAACTCTCCCAGTGTGGTCAAGAGAGGGAACATCTCTGCAGAAACGTGCCAAACGCGGCAATTGTCCGATTCTCATCTGGCGCTCGGAATTGGGGCACTGGGGGCGGATTATGATGACTGCCGATGTCGATTCGGGGAATTTGTTGCTCTTGGCGGATGCTGTGCGCATCTTCCCACCGATGGCGCCTCTGTTCCCGACTACCTGGTCTCCGCTGAAGAGTTCGTGCCCGAGATACACGTTCTCTATGGCATCGAGTGCCATGGAATGCCGACACAGTTTTTGCGTTTTGACTCCCGGCGCGATGTGCGATGGACACTGTTCGAGATCGTCCGCCAGTCTCTGAACATCTCGGGTTCAACTACGATTGCGATTGCCATGATTGCGGAGGCGTCGAGAGTTGTAGGCGCCGCCTTAAGATCCTCGCCGGCAGCAGTGCCCACAGAACTGGACTTCCCGAAAATTAGAGAGTGCATTTCATTCGCGCCGGAGATCACTGGCACGCGTTCCACGGTCGCCGCCGCCGGCATTGTCAGCTCCGATGCCTGGCCGGAAGTACTTCCATTCCTCCGGCCCTTGGATCCCGATAGCGCTATCCGCGGCCACTTCCATGCTGCTCTGTTCCCTTACCGTCCCATCCAGCGTGGACTACTTGAACTGCCGGCAACTGCGCATAACGCCTTTCAGTCGCAGGTTGTCACCTCCGTACTGCATCTGCTCAACGATCAGCGTCCGATCAACGGCGCAGGTGATACTACGCTGGTGCGCGGCGCCTGCTGGATCGGCCGGCTTAATTTTCATCCGGATGGGAACATATGA
- a CDS encoding ABC transporter substrate-binding protein, which yields MWRSIKSLALASVLIVLASSVLLLSDLDRRKPGSNDSHNAHNALNKKRWKLYLIEYNDVLDVKESERGVLDGLRDSGLKEGHDYVTQILNAQGDMATVSAMIDAAVTGGADMLITFSTPTLQAAIQRAPSLPIVFTYVANGLIAGAGRSETDHLPNLTGVNLTPPSEDMVALIRTWFPRVKRVGTLFVPSEVNMVYMLNQLQKAAHPREIKVVSVPVSTATEIPDAAAALTSRHIDAICQIPGNLTASAFGSINQAAIRAKLPVFAFQRQQANDGALVVLARDFAGAGRQSAALAVRIMRGEDPAHIPLEWFTKTSVVLNLNAARELDLQLPPALVRSANEVLGETDANQRATAR from the coding sequence TTGTGGAGGAGCATCAAAAGCCTCGCGCTTGCTTCGGTTCTGATCGTCCTGGCCTCCAGCGTTCTCCTGCTTTCCGATCTTGACCGGCGAAAACCGGGCAGCAACGATTCCCACAATGCCCACAACGCCCTCAACAAAAAGAGGTGGAAGCTTTATCTAATCGAGTACAACGACGTGCTGGACGTCAAAGAGTCTGAACGGGGCGTACTCGATGGGCTGCGCGATTCCGGGCTGAAAGAAGGACATGACTATGTAACTCAGATTCTGAACGCGCAGGGAGACATGGCCACCGTCAGCGCGATGATCGATGCGGCCGTGACGGGCGGCGCCGATATGCTGATAACATTTTCCACCCCCACATTACAGGCAGCAATCCAACGCGCTCCATCCTTGCCCATCGTGTTCACCTACGTGGCAAATGGTCTGATCGCCGGGGCCGGGCGAAGCGAGACCGATCATCTGCCCAACCTTACTGGCGTCAATCTCACGCCGCCGAGTGAAGACATGGTGGCTTTGATTCGCACCTGGTTCCCGCGGGTAAAACGAGTGGGGACGCTTTTCGTTCCCTCGGAAGTGAATATGGTGTATATGCTGAACCAGCTGCAAAAAGCAGCTCATCCGCGAGAAATTAAAGTGGTTTCAGTTCCGGTGAGCACCGCAACCGAAATTCCAGACGCCGCGGCTGCCCTGACCAGTCGTCACATCGACGCCATTTGCCAGATTCCCGGTAATTTGACTGCATCCGCTTTCGGAAGCATCAACCAGGCGGCCATCCGGGCGAAGTTGCCGGTTTTTGCTTTTCAACGACAGCAAGCAAATGATGGGGCCCTGGTCGTGTTGGCACGGGACTTCGCGGGTGCAGGCCGCCAATCCGCTGCCCTGGCGGTACGCATCATGAGAGGTGAAGATCCCGCCCATATTCCACTGGAGTGGTTCACCAAGACCTCGGTGGTCCTCAACCTCAATGCCGCACGCGAACTGGATCTGCAACTACCGCCGGCGTTAGTGCGCTCCGCAAACGAAGTTCTTGGGGAGACAGATGCAAATCAGCGAGCAACAGCGCGGTGA
- a CDS encoding DNA-formamidopyrimidine glycosylase family protein has translation MPELPDIVTYIHALESRIVAQPVQQIRLASPFLLRTTEPSLAEVEGRNVRELRRIGKRIAIGVEGDLWLVLHLMIAGRLHWRQRGAKLAGRQSLAAFDFPNGSLVLTEAGLKRRASLHILRGKESLQSVDPGGIDIFASDLDAFRQALRAENRTLKRALTDPRIISGIGNAYSDEILHAAQLSPITLTQKLRAEEWERLFTAVRDTMKLWIDRLRSEAENGFPENVTAFRKGMAVHGRYGKPCPRCGEKIQRIRYADNETNYCARCQTGGKLLADRSLSRLLQSDWPRTMEELEALKHR, from the coding sequence ATGCCGGAACTGCCCGACATCGTCACCTATATCCACGCGCTTGAATCGCGAATCGTGGCACAGCCTGTCCAGCAGATACGGCTGGCGAGTCCGTTCCTGCTGCGTACCACGGAACCATCCCTGGCGGAGGTGGAGGGGCGCAACGTGCGTGAGTTGCGACGCATCGGCAAACGAATAGCTATTGGAGTCGAGGGCGATCTCTGGCTGGTGCTGCATTTGATGATCGCTGGGCGGCTGCACTGGCGACAGCGAGGAGCAAAATTGGCGGGACGCCAGAGTCTGGCGGCTTTTGATTTTCCCAACGGCTCGCTCGTACTCACCGAAGCCGGCCTCAAGCGTCGGGCGTCGCTGCATATTCTGCGCGGGAAGGAGAGTCTCCAATCGGTTGACCCTGGTGGAATCGACATTTTCGCCAGCGATCTCGATGCATTTCGCCAGGCGCTCCGCGCCGAAAATCGCACGCTCAAGAGGGCACTTACCGATCCTCGCATCATCAGCGGAATCGGTAACGCCTATTCGGATGAAATCCTGCATGCAGCACAACTGTCTCCCATCACTCTTACGCAAAAACTAAGAGCGGAGGAGTGGGAGCGGCTATTCACAGCGGTTCGCGACACTATGAAGTTATGGATCGACCGGCTTCGCAGCGAAGCGGAGAACGGCTTCCCTGAAAACGTGACCGCCTTTCGCAAAGGGATGGCAGTACACGGTCGTTACGGGAAACCCTGTCCGAGATGTGGCGAAAAGATTCAGCGCATCCGCTACGCTGACAATGAAACCAACTACTGTGCTCGCTGCCAGACCGGGGGAAAGCTGCTGGCGGATCGAAGTCTGTCGCGACTGCTGCAGTCGGATTGGCCAAGAACGATGGAAGAGCTTGAGGCTCTAAAACATCGATAA
- a CDS encoding DUF1778 domain-containing protein, with translation MATAGKKQTAKSQRINFRASAAEERLIRLGAAKRGEKVTRFIVQSACSAAEVALADQKHFELAPSQFARFAEALDRPAKVIPSLQRLFSQESVLER, from the coding sequence ATGGCGACGGCAGGTAAGAAACAGACGGCGAAGTCACAGAGGATTAATTTCCGCGCATCCGCCGCTGAGGAGCGCCTGATTCGGCTCGGAGCGGCGAAAAGAGGCGAGAAGGTGACGCGCTTCATCGTGCAGAGCGCCTGCAGCGCCGCTGAGGTGGCGCTCGCTGACCAGAAACACTTCGAACTGGCTCCGTCCCAATTTGCACGTTTCGCGGAAGCGCTCGACCGCCCTGCAAAGGTCATCCCGTCGTTACAAAGACTGTTCTCGCAGGAGTCGGTTCTTGAACGCTAA
- a CDS encoding GNAT family N-acetyltransferase, producing MNESQTKPPLSAVELLTSNHDVSQFDCGKHVSLTDWLKRFARMNQASGDTRTYVVHRNLRVVGYYSLAPGSVSRKEATARASRSASEPIPIVLLARLALDKAEQGQGLGAALLKDALQRAYAGAEIIGGRAVLVHAIDAEAAAFYRKYGFESCPGLELHLMLMMKDLRATLGALTEKR from the coding sequence TTGAACGAATCGCAAACAAAGCCGCCCCTCTCTGCGGTCGAACTGCTGACCTCCAATCACGACGTCAGCCAGTTTGACTGCGGCAAGCACGTTTCCCTTACAGATTGGCTGAAGCGCTTTGCCCGCATGAACCAGGCCAGCGGCGACACGCGCACCTACGTCGTGCACCGAAATCTCCGGGTGGTCGGCTACTACTCTCTTGCTCCGGGGAGCGTCTCACGGAAAGAAGCGACTGCTCGGGCAAGCAGATCGGCCTCAGAGCCAATTCCAATTGTGCTGCTTGCGCGCCTAGCCCTTGACAAGGCAGAGCAGGGCCAAGGCCTTGGCGCTGCTCTGCTGAAAGACGCCTTGCAACGGGCCTATGCAGGGGCGGAGATCATCGGCGGCCGCGCCGTCTTGGTTCACGCCATCGACGCCGAAGCTGCAGCGTTTTACCGAAAGTACGGCTTTGAGAGCTGCCCTGGCCTTGAACTCCACCTGATGCTGATGATGAAAGACTTGCGCGCCACGCTTGGCGCTCTGACAGAAAAACGGTGA